The sequence aaaggaaaaactttTGTTTGTATCAATGCAGACAAAGAGATAGCTTAATCTGATATCAGTAAACAAATGTGGTTTGAGGAGCATGGAGTCAATAGTGCAATATCTTATTAATCAACTAATTTCCAACCCTAGCCAACTAAGAAGTAAAATGTAAATTGCAAAGTACCCCGAAATGTACATACCCTTTTACTTTCATCCATATCAGCCTTGTTGCCAACAAGTATCTTGTTTACATTGTCAGAAGCATGTTGTTCAATATTGCGGATCCAATTCCTAATATCTGGATAGAAAAAACCAAGCTATATTGAAAATCGAAAGATGGACAGAACAGATGAAGTAAACTTAACCATAAAGACAGATTGTTTTGTCTACCAGTTAATTGTACATCAGAGAATAATAGGGAAAATAAGAAATGTGAGCAATAAGAAATGGGgaaaatatgaaagaaataCAATTTATAAGGTCAGCTAAAGCTGAAATGAAGTCTACAATTCTAATTTCTAAGACATTAGTGCATAAAAATACATCAATAGAATGTCATTCACTGAAATATCTTTAAACTTCCAACAAAACCAGGGAAGGGAGATTACTATTGAAAGATGCTTCATCAGTAACATCATAAACCAGCAAGATACCCATGGCTCCACGGTAATAAGCTGCAACAGCATGTAACATTGTAAGACAAGTTTTCCTTTCATCAAAGAAATGGAGCATGCAATAAAAGTTAGTTTATCCATAGTATTTAAAATCAAGTAAGAATTGAACCTGTTAGATTAAAGCATTGTGTCCTTCTAAGTAAGTATAAAACATGCCAGTGTGTAAATTAGATTTATGAGTCACCATATCGAATGACGTAAATCactattccttaaaaaaattataacttccacccaaaaataattattttctatgaAAAAGAACTTCTCAAAACTTAATTGAGTTACTGATAATACTTATAAAAACTAATTCCCTTTGAATGCTCATTTTTATCAATCACAACTATAATTACTTCAATTTAACTTGTACAAGAATGCATGTAAACAAATGATATGAAATTACCTACCAAGAGGACAGCTGCTAATTGTCAACTGACAGCAAGGTTGCACAAGAGGAAACACATACCTGTGGTAATAGTTCGGAACCGCTCCTGACCAGCAGTATCCCAGATTTGTAACTTAATCCGTTTGCTGTCTAGTTCAATGGTTCTTATCTTAAAATCGATACTGCCATACATACATTATTataatgagattttattttatcaagagATAAAGGTCTGGTTGGGTACAAATATTTGTGTACAAGGAGACTAAACATTCAGACAATCTGGTACCCCAACAACGAGAAAATGTCCATATTAAAAGCACTATTCACTAAAGAAATGtgttattcatcaacaactcctaaaataatttatacaacagcattttttgtatttatctcTCTCCATTACATATcatatctctctctctttttctctcttagtTGTAAGATTTGTTATATAATTTGGTATACAAATAACGTTTGTCTTCACTAAATGAGCTCTAGACATTAAGTCCAAAATTGCCATGCTACcaaaaaacactaaaagagaAACAGGGGCGCTATAGACAATATAGTCAATAGTGAGTGGAAAGAGGAAATACGGATGTAAGAATCTTGAAACAAgacaacaaacaggtacagcATTTTTCACaagcgataaaaaaaaaaaaaaaaaagtgtctacAGATAATATACTAACCCAATGGTGGTGATAAAACTGGTTGTGAATGAGCCATCAGAAAACCTCAAAAGTAGACAACTCTTCCCCACACCTACAATGATTTTGagtcacaaataaaataaagcagaGAGCAGCAGAGCCAATAATGCTATATATAATCAGCAATTAAACACTAATCCCTATTCTGAACGACAActagtaataataattaacGATCAGAGAAGAATAAAGAAAGCATTGAATTGAATCTAGGAAAAACTCACCGCTGTCGCCGATAAGAAGAAGCTTGATGAGGTAATCGTAATCGGCACGAGCTCTAGCGGGTGCTGCTGCCATGGCAGATTTAATGCCCTAAAATCGAAGACAGTGGGAAATGGTTAGAACTTGGAAGGAGAAGGAACGAACGAAGTCGTCGGATCGAAAGGGATCCAAGACCAAATAATGCCTTTGcgttttctctctctctgctCTGCGCCTATCATATCATTGCAATCGCGTTACGTTTTGCCACACCACACTTCTTCTTACATACTCCTGCCCACACTCTATTCTGCCCTCCAATCCCTCACTTGCTTCCCCCATTAACTAATAACTACTTTAAAATACTATTCATTCTATCGCATTATTAGTTTAAGATTTGtatactaattaatataattttagatatggcatttgaaaataaaacaagtcccatcaaatattatcttaaaattaacaaaattatctGGGAcctaaaacatatatttaagtctttgtaatgaaaaataagaattaatataGATAACTAGATATATTAGAATCactataacaaaataacaagaattcaaaatataatttttattttattagagactTAATGTAGAGGAAAATGATATTAGGaacccaaataaaaaaatttaatttattaatgactctaaaacatatttaagcctattataaaattttgttatttttaattatataatagattattaatagattaaaaaatagtgtaaatgcattttaattaatttttattatttccaatttttttaatttaattgaaattatttaaccATATAAAAATCTTGAGAAATGATAGTAATACactttataacaaaaaatatatatatttgtattattttattgttaaatttataaaaaaaaacaaaaaaattagaaaattatattaaaaacacctataaatttgtatttaaatttcgTCCTATTCTTTATTGATTCACAATG comes from Glycine soja cultivar W05 chromosome 20, ASM419377v2, whole genome shotgun sequence and encodes:
- the LOC114403829 gene encoding ras-related protein RABE1c-like, which gives rise to MAAAPARARADYDYLIKLLLIGDSGVGKSCLLLRFSDGSFTTSFITTIGIDFKIRTIELDSKRIKLQIWDTAGQERFRTITTAYYRGAMGILLVYDVTDEASFNNIRNWIRNIEQHASDNVNKILVGNKADMDESKRAVPTSKGQALADEYGIKFFETSAKTNMNVEEVFFSIARDIKQRLADTDSRAEPQTIKINQPDQATSGGQPAQKSACCGS